The sequence below is a genomic window from Sulfuracidifex metallicus DSM 6482 = JCM 9184.
TTATAATAGACGGTTTTTCAGGTCATTCGGATAGGAGGCAACTTCTATCGTTCTTGAGGAACATTAATCCTCGTCCTAGAAATGTTATTCTTAACCATGGAGAAGCTGATTCCATATATAAGTTTGGAAGTCTCATTCGTTCTGATAGAGCCAAGCTCGGATACAGACCTAACGTATATACGCCTAGCATTTTAGACAGTCTTAGGGTAGCTTAATTTTTAATATGGATATGTTCATTCTACTAATGCTGGGCCCGTAGTCTAGTGGTTAGGACGCCGCCCTGACACGGCGGTGATCCCGAGTTCAAATCTCGGCGGGCCCACTCGTATAATCGGTCTTATCCTTTATCAAGAAACTCTTTTTGTTTAGCCCTCTTTTTAAACCAATGTATGGTTATTCCATTTATTGTATGATAATTTTTATTTTATTAATATTAATTAAAATATTTAAATAATATTATAATATAGAGATTTAAAGAAATATAATTAAATCATTAAAAATAACTTTTAAAGATAGTTAAGATATGAAAAACAAAATGAGATTTATATCTGATTATTTTTGCAATATATTGAATACAGTGTTGAGATTTTATAAATACAATATGTAAAAGGTGGTGGGTCCGCGGGGGTTCGGACCCCGGACCACCCGGTTATGAGCCGGGCGCTCTACCTGGCTGAGCTACGGGCCCACGGAACATAATTAACTTCTCATCTTTTTTAAAAGTTACGCTATAGTTTGACTTACTATAGGTGAGATTCTTCTATTGTAATAATTAATATTGAGTTTCATTTAGATTATTAGATATATTTATTTTTTAAAATTTATAAATATATTACTAGAAGTCAACTGTGGCTGGTAACTTTTTATTAAATATTAATAAAGTAAGGATATATGGAAAAAGTATTTTCTGGTCGATATGTGAATCTAGGCAGTCTAGCACAAGAGATAAACTCTATTTTTATTAGTGAAGGCTGGGAATCAATAGTTCAGACTATGTCGCCAATGATGCCACAAGGCGGATCTCAGTATGCCGACTACATGATAAGGGCAACTAAGAAAGGACATATGCACCATGTGGAGGAAGTCATAGTTAGAATAGCAGGAGTTCCAAATGATTTCAGACTAATTATAGAAGAGGAACATATTGGAGCTTTAGGCAGGGAGTTAATGGAAAGGAAACTAATTAAAACTATAGATAAAGAAATAAATGATGGATTATTTGATATGCCAATGATACCTCAACAGATTTCAGTTCCGCAGCCTCAATCAAATCAAGTTAGGTGCTCTCAATGTGGAGCAGTAAATTCGGCTGGATCTAGGTTCTGTAGTTCATGTGGAGCTAAGTTGATGTGATTGTTGAGAAAATTTTTTTATAGTTGTTGGGTATATCACTTTTAGTCCCGCTGTAGCTCAGCCTGGTAGAGCGCCCGGCTGTAGATGGAAGGGCTGTAGAAACCGGGTGGTCCGGGGTTCAAGCCCCCGCGGCGGGACTTTACAGATTAATTTTTAAGTTGACTGTGCATTCAACTCACTTAGGTGTATATTTTTGGCGGAAACGGCTCATAAAGTATTGGCGGAGTCTCTAAATAATGTAGTCCTAGTTAAACTTAAGGGAGATAAGAAAGTGAGAGGTACGCTGAAAAGCTATGATCAGCATATGAATCTAGTCCTTTCCGATTCTGAAGAGATTCAGCCAGACGGCAGCGGAAGAAAATTAGGTACAATGGTAATTAGAGGAGATAATGTAATACTTATTTCTCCACTTCAGTGATGAGAAATGAAGGGTACTCCATCTTTTGGAAAAATGAATAGAGGTGCCTCCCATATTAGATGCAGGAGGTGTGGAAGAAATTCGTATAATCCTCAGAAACACTATTGCTCTGCATGTGGCTTTGGAAAAAGTAAGAGAATAAGAAGATACAGCTGGCAGAACAAAAAGGTTAATGGAATAAGGTTAGTTTAATGATGAGTTGGCATTGGCTAATAGAATGGCAAACTCCATATGAATTCCATGGTCATGAAATTAAGAAGGTCTTAGCAGAGGAAAAAAGCGAATACCAATCTGTAATGCTGGTAGAATTTACTAGATTTGGGAAAGGATTAGTTATAGACGGCAAAGTACAGTCTACTATATACGATGAATACATTTATCATGAAAGTTTAGTTCACCCTATAGGCATTTCATTAGATCCTTCACCAAAAACTGCATTAATATTAGGAGGGGGTGAAGGTGCTACATTAAGGGAAGTACTCAAGTATAACAGCATAGAAAGAGCTGTTATGGTAGATTTAGATGGAAAAGTAATTGAATTTGCGAAAAGGGAATTGAAGGAATGGCATAGAGATTCATTCGAAGATAAGAGAACGGAACTCATAATAGGTGATGGTTTAGATTATGTTAAAAACACGAAAGACAAATTTGACCTGATAGTCTTAGATCTTACTGATCCACTCAAGGGCTCTACATCATATAAATTATATACAAAGGAATTTTATTTGAGCTTGAAGAATATACTAAATAAACGTGGAGG
It includes:
- a CDS encoding zinc-ribbon domain-containing protein: MEKVFSGRYVNLGSLAQEINSIFISEGWESIVQTMSPMMPQGGSQYADYMIRATKKGHMHHVEEVIVRIAGVPNDFRLIIEEEHIGALGRELMERKLIKTIDKEINDGLFDMPMIPQQISVPQPQSNQVRCSQCGAVNSAGSRFCSSCGAKLM
- a CDS encoding LSm family protein codes for the protein MAETAHKVLAESLNNVVLVKLKGDKKVRGTLKSYDQHMNLVLSDSEEIQPDGSGRKLGTMVIRGDNVILISPLQ
- a CDS encoding 50S ribosomal protein L37e produces the protein MKGTPSFGKMNRGASHIRCRRCGRNSYNPQKHYCSACGFGKSKRIRRYSWQNKKVNGIRLV
- the speE gene encoding polyamine aminopropyltransferase, coding for MMSWHWLIEWQTPYEFHGHEIKKVLAEEKSEYQSVMLVEFTRFGKGLVIDGKVQSTIYDEYIYHESLVHPIGISLDPSPKTALILGGGEGATLREVLKYNSIERAVMVDLDGKVIEFAKRELKEWHRDSFEDKRTELIIGDGLDYVKNTKDKFDLIVLDLTDPLKGSTSYKLYTKEFYLSLKNILNKRGGIVTQATSPSFSAEVYSTIYTTLKQVFNKVSASYTYIASFDGLWGFVYASDDADPSSMSKAEVENRIKSRIKGELRWYDVDTHTALFSLPKNIRKCIENNTRISTEENPIYVPA